The SAR202 cluster bacterium sequence CGGCTCAAGCGGGCCGGCGCGGTTGGGATCGGCAAGACCGTGACCACGGAGTTTGCGTGCTACGACCCGCCTCCGACGCGCAACCCCTGGAACGCGGCGCGCACTCCCGGCGGCTCCAGCAGCGGGTCGGCCGCCGGCGTGGCCGCGAAGATGTTCCCGGCGGCGCTGGGGTCCCAGACCGGCGGGTCGGTGGTTAGGCCGGCTGCCTATTGCGGAGTCGTCGGTTTGAAGCCCACTTACGGGCTGATCAGCCGTTACGGCGTGATGGGGCTTGCTCCGTCGCTCGATACGATGGGCCATTTCACGCGCACAGTAGAGGACGCGGCGCTGCTGCTGGCTGCGATGGCGGGCTACGACCGCCGGGACCCGGCATCGGTGCGGAGGCCGGCCGAGGACTACATGGCGCCGTTCAAGGCCAGAAGGGCCAGGGCGCCGAGAATCGGGGTGCTGAAGGGGTATTTCTCGGAGCGGGCGACGCAGCATGTCCGAGACCACACGGCGGGGATTGTGGAGCGCATGGCGGGGAGCGGCGCGGTGGTGGAGGAGGCCACTGTGGGCGCGGACTTCGAGACGCTCGCGGCGGGGCACAAGGTCATCATGGGCGCGGAGGTTGCCGCGACTCACGAGCGCGACTACGCGGCGCGGCCGGGCGACTACGGCCCGAAGATGCGCGCGCTGGTGGAGTCGGGCATGGTCATTCCCGCGGCGTCCTATATCCAGTCGCTGCGCTACAGGCAGCACTTCATACAGGTCATTAGCGAAACGCTTGCCAAATACGACGCGCTGCTGACACCGACGACCCCCGCGCCGGCGCCGGGGCCTGAGACGACGGGCGACGGCTCCTTCCAGATCGTGTGGAGCGCGCTGGGTCTGCCGACGGTCACGATGCCGTCCGGCCTGGACCCGGACGGGCTGCCGTTGGGAATACAAGTGATCGCAGGCGAATTTGAGGAGACGAAGCTGCTCTCCGCGGCCCGCTGGTGCGAGGCCACGCTGGGCGTGAAAATGAGTCCGCCGGTTTGACACCTTTCAGTTTGCCTTGTTAGAATGTTTCGGTACAATGATTGCCGCAGAAGTTACCATAACCTGCCTCTGTGCCTGCGCCCCATAGGGGACGTGGAGCAAGTTGCGTCATTCTTACACCTGCCCCGCCCACAATAGACCTGGTGCGGGGCTTTCTTTTGGTCTGGATTTTAGCCGCGGCTGGTGAGCCGTTCATGAGGAGAGGGACCTGTAGATGACAACTACTGAGTGGAAGCCGAAAGTGAAGGGCATTATCGACGTCATCCCTGAGGAAGCGGATGATTTCGAGCTGCAGGTCAAGCGGTTCAGGGCGGGCGAGTTCGAGGACATG is a genomic window containing:
- a CDS encoding amidase, which codes for MQPYELTVAESAALIARKKLSPVELMESLLSRSRALEPKLRVWVTLDEGAAMAAARRAEAAVTGGKKLGPLHGVPFGIKDIFYTKGVRTTMGSPIYADFVPDHDSAAWARLKRAGAVGIGKTVTTEFACYDPPPTRNPWNAARTPGGSSSGSAAGVAAKMFPAALGSQTGGSVVRPAAYCGVVGLKPTYGLISRYGVMGLAPSLDTMGHFTRTVEDAALLLAAMAGYDRRDPASVRRPAEDYMAPFKARRARAPRIGVLKGYFSERATQHVRDHTAGIVERMAGSGAVVEEATVGADFETLAAGHKVIMGAEVAATHERDYAARPGDYGPKMRALVESGMVIPAASYIQSLRYRQHFIQVISETLAKYDALLTPTTPAPAPGPETTGDGSFQIVWSALGLPTVTMPSGLDPDGLPLGIQVIAGEFEETKLLSAARWCEATLGVKMSPPV